A single window of Streptomyces sp. NBC_00464 DNA harbors:
- a CDS encoding histidine triad nucleotide-binding protein: protein MAGEPQPDCLFCKIVSGEIPATIVRETDTTVAFRDINPQAPTHVLVIPRVHHPDAASLAAAEPQILADVLREAGHVAADEKVDETGYRVVFNTGAGAGQTVFHAHAHVLGGRGLQWPPG from the coding sequence ATGGCAGGAGAACCGCAGCCCGACTGCCTGTTCTGCAAGATCGTCTCGGGTGAGATCCCGGCCACCATCGTCCGGGAGACCGACACCACGGTCGCCTTCCGCGACATCAACCCCCAGGCCCCCACCCACGTCCTGGTCATCCCCCGTGTCCACCACCCCGACGCCGCGTCCCTCGCCGCCGCCGAGCCGCAGATCCTCGCCGACGTCCTGCGCGAGGCCGGACACGTCGCCGCCGACGAGAAGGTCGACGAGACCGGATACCGGGTCGTGTTCAACACCGGTGCCGGGGCCGGGCAGACCGTCTTCCACGCGCACGCCCATGTCCTGGGCGGCCGCGGTCTCCAGTGGCCCCCCGGCTAG